TTTTCGAAACGGACTCTTATACCCTTTGCGATGCCACTGTCTGCGTAATTTCAGACCCGGTAACTTCTTTGGAAAGGACAGTAAAAAGGGACGGGATTAGCAAAGAAGAAGCGGAAGCTAGAGCAAAAAGCCAGCTTTCACTTCAGGAAAAAGCGAAGAAGGCCGACTATTCCATTAAGAACACAGGGGATTTGCAAGACCTTCGTAAAGAATGCGAACATTTGTACGCTGAATTAAAAGGAAGAATGAAATGAAGGAAAAAGTTTTCTACGTCATCAATCTGGATAATAAAAGGATCTCATTGCTCTCCCTATTTTTAGTGGGACTTCTTTTTTCATTCTTCTTCTTAGGCGTTTCCGTCGGAAGAAAGAGAGGCCAAGTGCAAGATGACCTGGCTCTCAATTCCAATCGAGACAATATGCAATCATTATCATCTTCCACTGTGAACCAAGCAATGGAGGAATCTTCTGCGACTTCTAATATTAAAAAAGAAGAAGAAGTTAAATTCAGAAATCTTCCTCCAGGCGCAGAAGTTGTGGATCTAAGATCCGAAATTTCTCCTGCAAAAAAGGAAGAACCATCCAAGATAGAAGTAGAAGCCCCATCTTCTTCTCACACTGAAAAAAAATTAGTTCGGAAAGAAAAGGAATCCAAAAAATCAGTCCACACTTCTCCTCGTAAGGCGGCGGTCCACAAGGCTGATAATGATTTTTTCGTTCAAGTAGCAGCGTTCAAAACCAAAGAGAAGGCAGATGAACTCAAGTCTTCTTTAGGCGGGAAGTCTTACGTGAAAAAAACCAAAAACGGTTATTTTACAGTCCGTATGGGAAATTTCCCTTCCAAGGAAGACGCGGAAAAATCCATGAAAAAACTTCCCGGCAATTTGAAAGAAAACGCTTTGGTCTCTAAGGAATAATTTTTTTAGATATTTCCCCGGTGGATCTTCTATATTTTTTCAATTGACCCAGGAACAGTAAAACTCCAAGTTCGTTGTTAACAGAAATGGATCTGAAAGACCTCGAACCAGTTCGTCTTGCCGTTGTCAGATCCACAATCGAAAGATTGCGTCATACGTATTCGGATCTTTTAACATCGATTAAGGGCTACGACGGAATCCCCTCTTTTTTCGAAAACAATCTCTACGCTCCCACCAACAAAGAAGAAAGAGATAATGCTCTCGAAAGTTTGTACGAAAAATTGAAAACGGTCGCCGGGAAGGCGATGACCGATAATATCCATCAGATTATCCTACTGAACAAACTCACAGACTCTTTGGATTTCGAGACTGCTAAAGTAGTGATCGAAAATAATTTAATGGAGAACGGAGAGATCCCTCAAGAAAATCTTTATGCTGCCTTAGGTGCAGTCGGCAGATTCGAGGAAAGAAGAGCTCAGATCGGTATGGTTGGTGAAACTCTCAAATTTTTCTTTTCTCTTTCCAAACTTCCGATGGTAAAACTGATCATGGCACCGATCAAAGTTGCTGCATCTATGGTAGGGGCCACTTCTTTAGTGGATACTATGGAAGCAGGTTATAATCTATCTACAAAGATCAAAGACTTACAGCCGTTTATCGAGTCATTCGTAGATAGAGAAAACAGACTTTTAGGCAAACTGATCAACGGCGAAAAACACGAATCGATCTAATTTTAATTTTCGGAACAATTTCGTTTCGGATTCCCTCTTGCCTTTTTTTAGATTTCTTAAATCCTTTGCTCCGGCCGGAACTTCGGCCTTGGGGCAAACTCATGTTTATAGGACATTATAGCGTTTCTTTCGCTTCTAAAAAAGCCGAACCCAAAACTCCTCTTTGGGCGAGTTTTATCGGGGTTCAGTTCGTAGATATTCTATTTATGATCTTTATCTTATTCGGGATCGAAGGTATTCGATTCGTTCCTGGTTTTACCGAAGTGAATAATTTCGATCTTTATTATATGCCGATCACACATAGTTTAGTGGGAGGAATCGGCTGGTCTATCCTATGTTTTCTAATCTTCAAATTCGTCTTTTTAAGATCTAAACCATATTCAGATTCTTTAAAGAACAAAATTTCAGGACTGATCGGTTTGACTGTTCTTTCTCATTATTTTCTGGATCTTCCGATGCATACAAAAGATCTACCGATTCTATTCGATTCAGGTCCTAAAATAGGTTTCGGGCTTTGGCATAATAGAATTCTTTCTATCACGACTGAGGTAACTCTTACTTTGATCGGATTGGTCTTATATTTTAGAGCGACAAAACCGGGTTCCACTTTCGGTGGAAAATACGGAATGCAGATCTTCGGCGGAATACTTTTGGTCTTAGCGGTTGCGACTCCATTCTTCCCTCCTCCACTTACAATTCCTGAATTTTCTATCCAGGCGTTAGTAGGTTATGTGATTCTTGCTTGGGTTGCAGGCTGGTTGGACGGCAAACGGATTCCGATCGAATCTTAATCTTCGATTAATCATCTTTCTAATCCATACAGTCTTTAACGGGATCCCACTTATAGTTCTACATGGACTACAACTCGAGATCCCAGGTTTTTCTGCACCGATTGCCGGAAAAATTCAGGTCCTACAATCTCTTTGACTAGACCTTTTGGGTTTACTGATTACTTGTTTTGGACTATCTTTAACTTTCTTTTTATTTAGAACTAGGAACTAAAAAACCGCATAGGCTAACAATCCGAAGGTTCATTTTTTCTATTCGGATTACAACTGTGTAGTTTTCTCGTTTTTAGAAGTCGAACAGTATTGGCCGAAATCACTTGGCCATTCGTATATTCGCATCAATTCGTTAGAATTAGAAAAGGCAAAAAATAATGGCGGCAAACTCCATACAGACTACAAATTTTTCGGAAAAAGGAGCGATCAGCATCAATCGGATCCGGATCGGATTCTCCATCGTAATGCTTGCGGTAAATGTTTTAGCTTTATTTTCACAAGCAGGCTCCCAACAAGCGAGCACACTTATCAACTTTCTGATCGAACTTACAATTTTCGGATACGGAATTGCTCAGATCATTCTTCTGAAAAAAGGAAAACTCAAAGGTTCTTTTGTAACCTTATGTGTATTCTTGGATATTTTGATGTATTCCCTGATCTTCATAACGGTCACTGTGTATGCCGCCAATAAAGAAGCAATGGTCGGAAACCTAAAAATGCCGTTCTTTATCATGCTGTATTTTTTTGTGATGATTTATTCCGGTCTTCTTCTTTCCCCTAGAACCACTTTGCTTGTTGGATACTTGGCATTTATCGGAACATTCTCCATGGATTATTTCGCATGGTTGAATGGGGTGGAATTCAAATACAATACCGATAAGGCTGATGAGATTTCAGTATTTTTCGAAATCATACGATTTGTATTTTTCATCTTAGGGATCCATATCTTAACTTCCGTAGTTAAATTTTTAGTTTCGGTTTCGGATGTGGCAATCAAGTCAACAGTCGATGCGGAAGCAAAAAGTGAAGAAGCCGAGAAAACCAAGAATAGGATCACTGAAGAAGCAACTGTCTTAAACAAAAATACTTCCGAGATGAAAAACGAAATGGATACTCTGAATTCGGAGATCCAAAGCCAGGTCTCCAGCATGGAACAGATCAGCGCTTCTCTCGAAGAATTAGCTGCCTCCACAGACAGCGCTGCAGAATTTGTTAAGGCTCAGTTCGGAAAGATAGAAGAATTGAACAAAGAAAGTGACACATTAAACTCTATCTTAAAAGAAGTAAGAATTTCTACCGATTCCTTATCCAAAACGACAGAAGAATCCAAGGTTTATAGTAAAGATGTATCTGGTGCAATGGAAATATTAGGAAATAATTTCGGAGAAGTTAGTAAATCCTTCCAAAAAGTCCAAGATGTAAACGATATCATGAGAGAAATTGCGGACAGAACCAACTTACTTGCATTAAACGCATCTATCGAAGCAGCAAGAGCTGGGGAACATGGAAAAGGGTTTGCAGTTGTCGCACAAGAAGTAGCAAAACTTGCAGATAGTGCGTCCGAAAACGCGGCCACAATCTCTAAAATTATCGGAGAAGCTGCAAAACTGATCACAAACGGAAACACAGCGGCAGAAGAAACAAAACGAAAAGTTTCCGTCCAAGAATCCGGATTTACTTCCATTGTAGATAACCTAGGCCAATTGAGATCCAGAGTGGAAAACCAAGGACGTATCCACGAGTCCTTCTTAAAATCCTTCCGAGAACTATTCGATCTATCCCGACAGATAGAATCCATTGCAAGCGAGCAGAAGAACGGAACCAAAGAAGTGGTCCAAGCCCTTTCTTCCATCGAACAATCTTCGAATCTTATTTCGGAAGGTTCCAATAGAATGAGAGCTAGTTTGGAAGAACTTTCGGAACAATCCAAAAGATTGGTAGTTCAATAAGGTCTCGCCGGGCAGTTTTTAGAAGTTCAATATTCTTGACTTCCCGGCATCTGTTGAAAGACTGACTTTCGTAACCCGTCGCGAGTGTGGTGAAATTGGTAGACACGCCAGATTTAGGTTCTGGTGCAGTAATGTGTGGGGGTTCGAGTCCCTCCACTCGCAAAAACTTTCCTCTTTAAAACAACAAAATCATTTAACTAAATAAGATCCAAGGGACTCGAACGGCTGAGTCTGAGAGCGAAAATAGCTCGCGTAACGAGCGTATATTTTCGCGTCCGAAGCACAGGATGTGCTGAGGCAGGCGAAGCACGCCGCGGAACCAAGTCGAGCAGGATGCGAGACTGTGTAGCGGGCGAGTCCCTCCATTCGCAAAAACCTTCCTTAAAATATATTCATAAGTCTATCGCGAACTTGCCGCCAAATCGTTTTATATCTTTGAGTTTTTTACTTGAAGTTTATCCGTTTTATTATATTAAAAAGATCTTATAATGAATCGATTTTTATTTATCTCTTGTTTGTTTTTTCTAACCTGCTCCGCAGATCCCGACAAATTCGAATATCTTCGATCGCCTAAAAAGGCAGTAATCTCGGAATTTAATAGACCAAATTTACTTTTTGGAATGGCAGAAGATAAGGAATTCTTTGCAAAAATAGAAGACGGAGTTTATCATTTCCGATTTTCAGATACTAAGAATAAACATATAAAGTCACTTTTTACGATAGCGTATGATGGGGACTTTGAAATTGAGGCATCTGTTTCGGGCAATAAAGATAAGCCTGAATCGTATATAGGAATTGCACTTACTGATTTAAATGAAGGAGAGGATTTTATAGAATCGTCTGTGAATTGGAAAGATTCCTTTGCCGTGGCTAATCAAGAGAAATGGATTATGTATAGTAATGGGAATCAAAATATCACAAGCAAATTCCAGATTTTGACTATACGAAAAGTAGGATCGGATCTTTTTTTCTTCAAAAACGGAGTCTTCAAATATCAACATAAAATCGGAACGATCAAAAGTTTCAAAGTTGCAATCTCCACCGGAAATTCCGGTAGAGGCGCGATCGATTATTTTAAAATCATCCGATACTAAATCATTTATAATCTTAAACTCCTTAATTTTTCGCAGCAAGAGGACAGCTAACTCATGATCACTTTACATATACAATTTATAAAATTTTTTACGGTTTGCGCGTTATCGATCGCTTTCGTATTTTCAGCATGTAGTTCGATAGAACAGAAAAATAATCCTGAAACTATTTTCGTTGAGGATATGTTTGTAAACTATCCGATCCATTTACTTGCGAGATTCGGAAATTCGAATCGAATCGAAACCTTCTTTAAAAACAATTATTCCGATATCGATAGGGTCTCTCCTCCGGATGATTGGACCGCGTTAATGATAGCCGCCGCGTATGGCAATTTAGACGTAGTTAAGTATTTAATTTCTAAAGGTGCAAAGGTTAACTTTCGCTCTCCAAAATGCGGATGTACGGCCATATTAACTGCGACCCACCAACTGGAAACAAACGAAAATCATTATAAGATCGTCGAACTTTTACTTTCAAAGGGTGCGGACCTTAATGCCGTCGATAACTTGGATGATGATGCGATTACGGTTCCGGTAAAAAATAAAAAATACGAAATAGTCAAGCTTCTCCTCACAAAACATAAATTTAATATACGAAGAAAAAATAAGGAGGGGAAATCGGCAATCGATTACGCAAAAGATAATAAAGATACCGAAATGATTAAAATATTAGAACCATATACGGCCGGCAATCTTTGATTCATTAGATTATTATAAATTAAAACCTCAGCGATAAGCTACGAGGCCTGAATCTTCCATAAAGAGTCTTAATCCGCTTTCTCTTTCCAACTCTGGAACAAAGGCAACATAGCTTCCGCTAAGGCCAGGTCGGATTTTTCGGTGATTTTTAGATTATATGGATTGGATTCTACCAACTTGGGGGTGATACCTTGCCCTTGGGCCCAGGTGCATAGATCGGTCGGTTCTGTTGCAGATGGTTTTTCCAGGATCTTTTTCAGAATATCCCCTCGGATCCCTTGGGGAGTTTTCATAAACCAGATCTTTTCTCGGTTAAGAAATTTTAGATGATCCTTCTCTTCTTCCAGAACGGTTTCGTGATTTTTAGAAGCGAGTGAGGCCACTCCAAATTCTTCCGTAACGCTGGATAATCTGTCTAGATCGTCCGGAGAAACGAATGGTCGAGCTGCATCGTGGATAAGTATGATATCATTGGTTGCAAATTGAAGACTCGAAATCCCAGCCAACGTGGATCCATGTCTAGTGTCTCCGCCTTCTACAATTCGATCTCTTTCTCTCAGAAAGGGGGAGCAAAGCGTTTCGGATTTTAAGATATAATCCTTATGAGAAACGAGGACTATACTTTTGGTTTTTCCCCAATCTATAAAAGTTTCCAAACTATGAAGTAAGATAGATTTTCCGTTTAATTCTAAAAATTGTTTCGGAAGATCGGACTTCATCCGGGAGCCTGTTCCTCCCGAAAGAAGTAGTAAATAAATATTACCCGAGGGAAACCAGGACTTCATTCTGAAGGACTTGTTCCAAAGTTTGTTTCTTACGAACGAGTTTTGCGGATCCGTCTAGATCGATCAGAACTTCTTGGGTTTCCGGATAAGAATTATAATTTTTTACCGACATGGAAGAACAATAAGCTCCTGCTCCTTCCATCACTACCAAGTCTCCGATCTCAGGAACTTCTGTGGTCCTAAGTTGAGGGCCGCCGCCTTCTTCTTGTGTGATCAAGTCCCCACTTTCGCAACAATGTCCTACGTATACAAACTCTCCGGTCTTTTGTTCCGACTTTTCTTTTTCGGGGATCACTACCAGTGGATGTTTTGCAGCGTATAGAGCCGGTCTTGTATTCACATCCATTCCCATATCTAGTTTTACGAATGTATATCCCCCGTCCCCAGTATAAACGATATCATCTACCTGAGTGAGGATTGCTCCATTATTCACCATTAGGAAGGAACCAGGCTCGATTTCCATTTTAAGCTGAATCCCTTTTTCTTTGGCGTAATTTTCAAAGAGTTCTTTTACAGGCTTCCCGATGGTTTGAGGATCGGTCGTTTTTTCACCGATCATTCTTCCCACTTTGAAACCTCCGCCCAGATTCACAGTCCTACAATCAGGGAATTGTGCTGCGATCTCTAAAGTATAATGTGCCACAGCCTTCCAAACTTCTGGATCGGAACCGGATCCTATATGCGTGTGAATTCGAACCAGTTTGAGCTCGTATTTAGAAACGATCTCTTTTACTTTTCCGATTTCTTCATGCCAGATGCCGAAGGAGGATGTTTTACCTCCTACATCCGTTTTCTTGGTAGCTCCGGATCCTAGACCTGGATTAAAACGAACGCTCACTTCTTTTCCTGGAAAGTTTTTTCCAAATTCTTCCAATTGCCTCAAAGAACATGCGTTGAACTGGACTCCTTGAGGAATCAAATCCTTTAAGGATCTTGCCAATTGTTGAGAAGTGAGTAGAATATCGGAAGGTTTGAATCCTGCAAGTATCGCACGTTGCACTTCATGTTCGGAAGATGCGTCTATATGGATACCCTTCTTCCTTAATATTTCCAGAACCGTGCGCCCCGGATTGGCTTTCATTGCGAATCGAACGGTGAGACCAAAAGCGTTAGGAAAGGAAAGTGCATCGTCGCAACTTTTTTCGATTCCTTTGCGAGAGTACACAAAAACTGGGGTCCCGAAATTTGTTGCGATTTTTCTAGCTTCTTCGGGAGTCAAAAATTTAAGATTTTCTATTGATTGCATAGGGTTAGAGGGTTTTCTAGATCCTTCTAGGCCATCTTTTAGGGCGGTCCGGGTTTTTTCAAAGGCAAAATTCCGATATGGCAGGCAAAATCACTCATCTCGAAGCTCTTTCTCAAGTCTGCAAACATCTGGATCACGGAACCGCAGAACAAAGAAAGATCGCTAAACTTTTAAGAGAAGAAGGTACCCGTAAGTTTGCCAATATAGGCGCGATCGCTCCGGATATTTTTTATTTTTATCATGTTCTTTCTCCTGTTCGAACCAAAAAAGCCCTACCTTGGGGAGATCTAAGTCATCACGAAAATGTTTTGGAACTCATCCTGAATTTTCTGGACGGGGTTCTTACTGTAGAGGAAGGAATTTATAGAGATCGTTTTCTCGCATTCACTTTAGGTTATATCATCCACTGCGCCGTGGACATTGTCACTCACCCTTATATCTTTTTTATCTCCGGTGATTATTATAGTCCGGACAAAGAGATTAGCTCCAAAGCACAATACAATCATATGAGAGTAGAGTTTGCTTTGGATTCTTGGCTTCTGGATTTCAGATGGGGAATGACCCCGAAAGCTTATGATTTCGTGCAACATGTGGACGTGATCTTCAAAGGAAAAGACGGGAAGAAAAAAATGGATCCGATGCTTTGGAACTTCTGGCTAAAAGGTTTAAAAGCAACTTTCCCGAAAGAGTTCAAAGAAAAATATATAGGTTCGGAAGAAAAGATCATCCCTGGAGATATTCTGAACGAATCCTTCTTAGGTTATTTGTATTTCCATAGATACTTGGATTCCAGAAGTAAGATAGTAAGAGCAGCACTTAGCTTTTTAGATAAGATCACTTTACACAAAGTAAATTCTTCCGTTCTAATGCTTCCGTTAAAAGAGCATATAGACAAAAGAATCATGAATGAAGAAAAAAGAGAATGGTCTTATCCTGCAGACCCGAACCTCATCCGAAATGATTCTTTTGTAGAACTCATCAACAAGGCTTGTGAGGCCGCAAAGGATGCAGTCACAAATGCTTGGGGTTATGTTCACGACAAAACTTCTCGGTCTTCTATGGTTAAAGAATACCAAGGATATAATCTAGACACCGGACTTAGGTTCCATGGTATAGATAAGATGCGCCAATTTTCTCCTTTATAAAAATCAGAAATAAACCAAATGAAACACGAACCCGTAGATTTTTTCACAAGATATTTTGTAGTACTTTTTAGGGATAGGATCCAATCTCGTTTGGATTCTTCCGATCCTGTACGCAAACTGATCTATCTTGTTCTGGGTCTTATCTTCTTAAACGGATTTTTATTCGTATTCTCTATCAAAGATATTTGGCAGGTCCCTAAGGCGGATCGTTACGAAAAACCTTCTCTACTTTTCGGATTGAATACCGAAGGGAAGTACGAACCTATCGCGGAGTTTTATAGATTTTCCAGAGTAGTGATTACCGACGAAGATCTTCCTGGTGGTTGGGATGATAATAAGGTCATTCGTTGTTTTGTCTCTACGGAAGATAATAATTTCAGATCTCATAAAGGTTTGGATCTTCGAGGGATTTTTAGAGCAACCATGGTTAACCTTCTTGCAGGAAGAGTAAAAGAAGGTGCATCTACAATCACACAACAGGTTGCCAGATTAAAATTTTTAAACACGGAAAGATCCTTTTTACGTAAGGCAAGAGAAGCATGGCTGGCCCTACTTTTAGAATTAGTATTCGATAAGAAAACCTTAATAGGTATATACTTAAACGAAATCCCTCTTGGACACGGAACCATAGGCGTGGGTGCCGCTGCAAAGTTCTATTTCAGAAAAGATATCAAGGACTTAAGCTGGGGAGAAGCCGCCCTACTTGCAAGTTTGACCACAAGACCCAAGGAATTTTCTCCCTTAGTAAATCCGAATACATCGGCCTCCAAGGTAAGAGTAGTATTCAAAAAGCTGGTAGAAAACGGGATCCTGGATGTGGAAACCGCTGAGAGAGAGTTCGAAGCATTCTCCGAATATTATATAACCTTAAATCGTTCTCCGAATGACTCCGCATTCTCCGATCGTCTGAACAAATTCCCATATTTTACGGAATACGTGCGTAAGAACCTGGCCCGTTATATACCTTCTCAGCAGATCTATGAGGGCGGTTTAAAGATCTATACCACCCTAAATATACAGCACCAGACCCAGGCGGAAAAGGCATTGGCTGCAGGTTTGAAACAACAGACACAATTGTCTAACCAAAGGGCTTTTACCAAGATCGATTCATTCGAGGACACCTACGGTTCTACATTCAAACTTTTGGCGGAATTACATGATCTTCCTGAATTCAAATTTAAGATTTCCCGCTCTTATCGGACCTTCAATAGGGCCTGGCAGGAAGAATTCAGAGACGATTTAGCCGTTCTAAATTTGATTTCGGGCACAGAAGGTTTAGCGGAGGCAATCGACTGGAATTATAGGACCCAAGCTACAGAAGACCATTTACTTCCTGTAGAAGGTGCGTTAATCTCTATTCGTCCAGATACGGGTCATATCACCGCAATGGTGGGAGGCTCCGGATTCCGCTCCGACAACCAACAGATCCGTGCATTCCAAGCATATAGACAACCTGGCTCCGCGTTCAAACCATTAGTATATGCTTCTGCGATGGAATATTATCATGAACATCCCGACGATAAGAAGAATGTTACGGCAGCTTCTCTATTCGATGATTCTCCGTTGCAATATGTTTTAGAAGACGGAGATGAATGGAACCCAAGCAATTATTCAGGAGAATATTCCGGATTCATCCGTTTGAGAGAAGCTTTAGAACTTTCCAGAAATAGCGTCGCAGTCCGATTATTGGAACATACTGGTCTAAACAATCTTCTACCTAGACTCGAAAAACTTTTACAAGTAGAGAATAGAAATCTTCCGAGAGATTTTTCTATCGCATTAGGAAGTTTTGAAGTTTCTCCTTATGAACTTGCAAGATCTTATGCAGTATTTGCTTCCGGAGGAAAACAAGTATTTCCTCTCAGC
The DNA window shown above is from Leptospira neocaledonica and carries:
- a CDS encoding SPOR domain-containing protein, with the protein product MKEKVFYVINLDNKRISLLSLFLVGLLFSFFFLGVSVGRKRGQVQDDLALNSNRDNMQSLSSSTVNQAMEESSATSNIKKEEEVKFRNLPPGAEVVDLRSEISPAKKEEPSKIEVEAPSSSHTEKKLVRKEKESKKSVHTSPRKAAVHKADNDFFVQVAAFKTKEKADELKSSLGGKSYVKKTKNGYFTVRMGNFPSKEDAEKSMKKLPGNLKENALVSKE
- a CDS encoding FFLEELY motif protein; the encoded protein is MDLKDLEPVRLAVVRSTIERLRHTYSDLLTSIKGYDGIPSFFENNLYAPTNKEERDNALESLYEKLKTVAGKAMTDNIHQIILLNKLTDSLDFETAKVVIENNLMENGEIPQENLYAALGAVGRFEERRAQIGMVGETLKFFFSLSKLPMVKLIMAPIKVAASMVGATSLVDTMEAGYNLSTKIKDLQPFIESFVDRENRLLGKLINGEKHESI
- a CDS encoding methyl-accepting chemotaxis protein, with translation MAANSIQTTNFSEKGAISINRIRIGFSIVMLAVNVLALFSQAGSQQASTLINFLIELTIFGYGIAQIILLKKGKLKGSFVTLCVFLDILMYSLIFITVTVYAANKEAMVGNLKMPFFIMLYFFVMIYSGLLLSPRTTLLVGYLAFIGTFSMDYFAWLNGVEFKYNTDKADEISVFFEIIRFVFFILGIHILTSVVKFLVSVSDVAIKSTVDAEAKSEEAEKTKNRITEEATVLNKNTSEMKNEMDTLNSEIQSQVSSMEQISASLEELAASTDSAAEFVKAQFGKIEELNKESDTLNSILKEVRISTDSLSKTTEESKVYSKDVSGAMEILGNNFGEVSKSFQKVQDVNDIMREIADRTNLLALNASIEAARAGEHGKGFAVVAQEVAKLADSASENAATISKIIGEAAKLITNGNTAAEETKRKVSVQESGFTSIVDNLGQLRSRVENQGRIHESFLKSFRELFDLSRQIESIASEQKNGTKEVVQALSSIEQSSNLISEGSNRMRASLEELSEQSKRLVVQ
- a CDS encoding ankyrin repeat domain-containing protein translates to MITLHIQFIKFFTVCALSIAFVFSACSSIEQKNNPETIFVEDMFVNYPIHLLARFGNSNRIETFFKNNYSDIDRVSPPDDWTALMIAAAYGNLDVVKYLISKGAKVNFRSPKCGCTAILTATHQLETNENHYKIVELLLSKGADLNAVDNLDDDAITVPVKNKKYEIVKLLLTKHKFNIRRKNKEGKSAIDYAKDNKDTEMIKILEPYTAGNL
- a CDS encoding IspD/TarI family cytidylyltransferase — protein: MKSWFPSGNIYLLLLSGGTGSRMKSDLPKQFLELNGKSILLHSLETFIDWGKTKSIVLVSHKDYILKSETLCSPFLRERDRIVEGGDTRHGSTLAGISSLQFATNDIILIHDAARPFVSPDDLDRLSSVTEEFGVASLASKNHETVLEEEKDHLKFLNREKIWFMKTPQGIRGDILKKILEKPSATEPTDLCTWAQGQGITPKLVESNPYNLKITEKSDLALAEAMLPLFQSWKEKAD
- a CDS encoding diaminopimelate decarboxylase → MQSIENLKFLTPEEARKIATNFGTPVFVYSRKGIEKSCDDALSFPNAFGLTVRFAMKANPGRTVLEILRKKGIHIDASSEHEVQRAILAGFKPSDILLTSQQLARSLKDLIPQGVQFNACSLRQLEEFGKNFPGKEVSVRFNPGLGSGATKKTDVGGKTSSFGIWHEEIGKVKEIVSKYELKLVRIHTHIGSGSDPEVWKAVAHYTLEIAAQFPDCRTVNLGGGFKVGRMIGEKTTDPQTIGKPVKELFENYAKEKGIQLKMEIEPGSFLMVNNGAILTQVDDIVYTGDGGYTFVKLDMGMDVNTRPALYAAKHPLVVIPEKEKSEQKTGEFVYVGHCCESGDLITQEEGGGPQLRTTEVPEIGDLVVMEGAGAYCSSMSVKNYNSYPETQEVLIDLDGSAKLVRKKQTLEQVLQNEVLVSLG
- a CDS encoding zinc dependent phospholipase C family protein; the encoded protein is MAGKITHLEALSQVCKHLDHGTAEQRKIAKLLREEGTRKFANIGAIAPDIFYFYHVLSPVRTKKALPWGDLSHHENVLELILNFLDGVLTVEEGIYRDRFLAFTLGYIIHCAVDIVTHPYIFFISGDYYSPDKEISSKAQYNHMRVEFALDSWLLDFRWGMTPKAYDFVQHVDVIFKGKDGKKKMDPMLWNFWLKGLKATFPKEFKEKYIGSEEKIIPGDILNESFLGYLYFHRYLDSRSKIVRAALSFLDKITLHKVNSSVLMLPLKEHIDKRIMNEEKREWSYPADPNLIRNDSFVELINKACEAAKDAVTNAWGYVHDKTSRSSMVKEYQGYNLDTGLRFHGIDKMRQFSPL
- a CDS encoding penicillin-binding protein 1A encodes the protein MKHEPVDFFTRYFVVLFRDRIQSRLDSSDPVRKLIYLVLGLIFLNGFLFVFSIKDIWQVPKADRYEKPSLLFGLNTEGKYEPIAEFYRFSRVVITDEDLPGGWDDNKVIRCFVSTEDNNFRSHKGLDLRGIFRATMVNLLAGRVKEGASTITQQVARLKFLNTERSFLRKAREAWLALLLELVFDKKTLIGIYLNEIPLGHGTIGVGAAAKFYFRKDIKDLSWGEAALLASLTTRPKEFSPLVNPNTSASKVRVVFKKLVENGILDVETAEREFEAFSEYYITLNRSPNDSAFSDRLNKFPYFTEYVRKNLARYIPSQQIYEGGLKIYTTLNIQHQTQAEKALAAGLKQQTQLSNQRAFTKIDSFEDTYGSTFKLLAELHDLPEFKFKISRSYRTFNRAWQEEFRDDLAVLNLISGTEGLAEAIDWNYRTQATEDHLLPVEGALISIRPDTGHITAMVGGSGFRSDNQQIRAFQAYRQPGSAFKPLVYASAMEYYHEHPDDKKNVTAASLFDDSPLQYVLEDGDEWNPSNYSGEYSGFIRLREALELSRNSVAVRLLEHTGLNNLLPRLEKLLQVENRNLPRDFSIALGSFEVSPYELARSYAVFASGGKQVFPLSVLYVEDEQGNLIKDFRKEFESKERKRLLSPETSYVITSMMEDVIKKGTGTGARSYGLTRPAAGKTGTTNNFRDAWFAGYTPELVAVVWVGYDTGTLSLGRGMSGAVVAAPIWGRFMANALSHEKSKSFDFGDAKIVRRTICSISGKLPGSHCYQTEEEVFDKDTVPKEVCEDHRGMTEPDPTPTHTTDPGTTKKKKPNLFEGDEDVIR